One region of Bradyrhizobium betae genomic DNA includes:
- a CDS encoding proton-translocating transhydrogenase family protein translates to MEHAAQLVDPFVFRLSIFVLAVFVGYFVVWSVTPALHTPLMSVTNAISSVIVVGALLAVGVGMISSGSGWARGFGFIALIFACVNIFGGFLVTQRMLAMYKKKSK, encoded by the coding sequence ATGGAGCATGCTGCACAGCTCGTCGACCCCTTCGTTTTCAGGCTGTCGATCTTCGTCCTCGCCGTCTTCGTCGGCTATTTCGTGGTGTGGTCGGTGACCCCTGCGTTGCATACGCCGCTGATGAGCGTGACCAATGCGATCTCCTCGGTGATCGTGGTCGGTGCGCTGCTCGCGGTTGGCGTCGGCATGATTTCGAGCGGCTCGGGCTGGGCACGCGGCTTCGGCTTCATCGCGCTCATCTTCGCCTGCGTGAACATCTTCGGCGGCTTCCTTGTCACCCAGCGCATGCTGGCGATGTACAAGAAGAAGTCGAAGTGA
- a CDS encoding aa3-type cytochrome c oxidase subunit IV, which produces MADHSEVAYTTADGNDYVAHEQTYEGFIRLVKYGTASVALIVILMAIFLT; this is translated from the coding sequence ATGGCTGACCATAGCGAAGTGGCCTACACCACCGCCGACGGCAACGACTACGTTGCCCACGAGCAGACTTACGAGGGCTTCATCAGGCTGGTGAAGTACGGCACCGCCTCGGTCGCGCTCATCGTGATCCTGATGGCGATCTTCCTGACCTGA
- a CDS encoding Re/Si-specific NAD(P)(+) transhydrogenase subunit alpha, whose protein sequence is MKIAVAKEIDPSEPRVAASPDTVKKFKALGAEIAVEPGAGLKSGLPDSEFTAAGATVSADALKDADIVIKVKRPEASELAQYKRGALVIAIMDPYGNEAALKTIADAGVSAFAMELMPRITRAQVMDVLSSQANLAGYRAVIEGAEAFGRAFPMMMTAAGTVPAAKVFVMGVGVAGLQAIATARRLGAVVTATDVRPATKEQVESLGAKFLAVEDEEFKNAQTAGGYAKEMSREYQAKQAALTAEHIKKQDIVITTALIPGRPAPRLVSAEMVKSMKPGSVLVDLAVERGGNVEGARPGEVAEIDGIKIVGYTNVAGRVAASASSLYARNLFNFIETMVDKGSKALAVNWDDELVKATALTRDGAVIHPNFQPKA, encoded by the coding sequence ATGAAGATCGCCGTTGCCAAGGAAATCGATCCGTCGGAGCCGCGCGTCGCCGCTTCGCCTGATACGGTGAAGAAATTCAAGGCGCTGGGCGCCGAGATCGCCGTCGAGCCGGGCGCCGGTCTCAAATCGGGCCTGCCGGATTCCGAGTTCACCGCAGCGGGCGCCACCGTCAGCGCCGATGCGTTGAAGGACGCAGACATCGTCATCAAGGTGAAGCGCCCCGAGGCCTCCGAACTCGCGCAGTACAAGCGCGGCGCGCTCGTCATCGCCATCATGGATCCCTACGGTAACGAGGCCGCGCTGAAGACGATCGCCGATGCCGGCGTCTCCGCCTTCGCGATGGAATTGATGCCGCGCATCACGCGTGCGCAGGTGATGGACGTGTTGTCCTCGCAGGCGAACCTTGCCGGCTACCGCGCCGTGATCGAGGGCGCCGAGGCCTTTGGCCGCGCTTTCCCGATGATGATGACGGCGGCAGGCACCGTGCCCGCCGCCAAGGTGTTCGTGATGGGCGTCGGCGTCGCCGGCCTCCAGGCGATCGCGACCGCGCGCCGTCTCGGCGCCGTCGTCACCGCGACCGACGTCCGGCCCGCGACCAAGGAGCAGGTGGAATCGCTCGGTGCAAAGTTCCTTGCCGTCGAGGACGAGGAATTCAAGAACGCGCAGACCGCCGGCGGTTACGCCAAGGAAATGTCTAGGGAATACCAGGCCAAGCAGGCCGCGCTCACCGCCGAGCACATCAAGAAGCAGGACATCGTCATCACCACTGCGCTCATTCCCGGCCGGCCGGCGCCGAGGCTCGTCTCGGCCGAGATGGTCAAGTCGATGAAGCCCGGCTCGGTACTGGTCGATCTCGCCGTCGAGCGCGGCGGCAATGTCGAGGGTGCAAGGCCGGGCGAGGTCGCCGAGATCGATGGTATCAAGATCGTCGGCTACACCAATGTCGCCGGCCGGGTGGCAGCCTCCGCATCCAGCCTGTACGCGCGCAACCTGTTCAATTTCATCGAGACCATGGTCGACAAGGGCAGCAAGGCTCTCGCCGTGAACTGGGACGACGAGCTCGTGAAGGCGACTGCGCTGACCAGGGACGGCGCCGTGATCCATCCGAACTTCCAGCCGAAAGCTTAA